The Eubacterium sp. MSJ-33 genomic sequence ATTGAATGCTTTAGTGCGGAAGCTGCTACGGCAAATTCAATTACATCCTGCATAGCCTTTCCGTTTAACAACGAATAGATTAAACCTGCGCCGAAACTATCTCCTCCACCAACACGATCAACAATATGCAGATGATACTCTTTTGAGAAGTACGCCTGCGCTCCGTCATATAACATAGCTGCCCAATTATTGTCACTTGCGGATAATGAAGTACGAAGCGTGATTGCAACCTTGTCAAAACAAAACCGTTCTTTCAACTGTTTTGCAACCGACACATAACCTTCTTTATTTAATCTGCCCCGTGTAATATCTGAGCCATCTGCGCATATTCCGAATACATCTTTTGCATCTTCTTCATTTGCAATACACACATCTACATACTGGCACAGATCTTCCATTACGGTTCCTGCCATCTCACGGCTCCATAACTTTCCACGATAATTTAGATCACAGGATATCTTAATCCCCTTCTTTTTTGCAGCAATACATGCCTGCTTGCAGATTTCTATCAGGTTTCCTCCTAACGCCGGTGTGATCCCCGTAAAATGGAACCAGTCAGCACCTTCAAAGATTACATCCCAGTCAAAATCCCCCGGCTCCGCCTCCGCAATCGATGAACCTGCCCGGTCATAGATGCATACACTGCCTCTCTGGCTTGCACCTTTTTCCAGGTAATAAATCCCGATTCGATTACCACCGCGTACAATTCTTGACGTATCCACACCGAAAGACCGCAGCTCATTCACTGCAGCCTGTCCAATCGCATGTTCCGGCAGCTTCGTCACATACACAGACTCTTCGCCAAAGTTTGCAAGAGAAACCGCAACATTCGCCTCACCTCCGCCGAACGTTGCCTGCATCTGATCCTGCTGAAAAAATCTGTAATAACCGTTTGGTGCCAGGCGCAGCATGATCTCTCCAAATGTTACAACTTTTCCCATTCTCTAATCCTCCATCATTTTCTCGTAAATCGATGGTGTCAAAAACTGTATTTTCATCACTTTGTTTATCGCGCACAGTTCCTTGGCGATCAAATGATTTCTCTTGTCTGCCACGCTCGAAAAATCATATTCCAGATTACTGTCATAATAGTTGACACTTTGGTGTCTGGAATATCCATCCATGCCTGCAATTGCAACATGCTTCGCGCCCAGATCAATAAGCAGTTTCAAAAGCATAACTCCGGAATTATCTATGATTTCAATATCCTTGGATGCATAACTTGAAAAATTCACTATATAATCCGCTTCACTATACTCCTTCATGTTGGAAGTAATAATGCACTTAGCAGATGTTTTTCCCTGAATCTTCGCATATCTTCGCATATTGCTGCTAAAGATATAATCCGGATTCAGATTTCCCCCATCAAAATTCAATGCAATAACAATTGGTTTCTTCTCTTTTACATACTCATCGATCTGTCCCTTGTTATCCATCAAACTCCTGCCGGGGCCAAGAATTAATATCTCTTTTCCGGTAAGCTCCAATGCCAGCTTCGACAAAGTAACCCTGTCATCAATAAAGTTCTCCTGATATTCACGATAATATCTCTCTGCCTTTTCCTTCGAGAACTTCGCCTTATCCGCAATCGGAATTCCATTTAACAATTCGTTGAACGCCTTTACAGATAACGTATCTTTCTCCGCAAGATAGATTGCATAATTCGGATGACACCCCGCACTTGCAGACAAATACAGTGGAAGTGAATATCCCCAGAATCGTTTCTGGTATATATCATTCAGATACTCATCCATGATCTCCAGCATTGGTTCAATCCGGTATTTTGTATCATAATTCTCATTCATATACTCCGCAAACAACTCGAGATTCAGGTTTCCCGCACCTCGTCCCATACCAAATACACAGGCGTCGATGCACAAATCCCGCTTCAGATTCATCTCAACCAATGCCTCTGCATTTCCAAATGCCTGTTGCAGATTATTATGCGCATGGTAGCCAAGTGTAACGTCCGGTGCCATATTATTATCTGCCAGATAAACCAGACGCAGAAAATGTTTCCGCTTAATGAGCCCAAAACTATCCACTATCGCCATCGCAAAAGGATCAAGTGTATTAAACTTCTGAATTCCTTCCACAAATTCCACATCGGAATACATATCCGTCCCTACAAAATTCACTGAGATTTTATATCCCAGATTCTGTACATACCGGCAATAATCATAGGCCTGCTCTATCTTATCTTTCTTGAATATAATCCGGATAATATCCAGGCAGCTTCCGTCACATTTTGGTATCCGTTCCTTCGGAAGCGGAGCACTCATATCCAACATACCGACATACTGCATTTTCTTATCTTTGGGACTGATCATCTTTTTCAATGATTCAAAGTCCGGAAACACAGCGCGGTCTTCATCAAAGGTGTCTCCTTTCAGGAATCCAACCTCAAACATCTCAACACCTGTCTTTGCAAGTTTATGACCGAATCCTTTGATGGTGTCTCTTCCGAACCGCCAGTCATTCACATATCCGCCATCACGTAATGTACAATCCAATAAATAAACGTGTCCCATGCTTCTCTCCTACCTGATTGCGATTATTCTTCATCCACCAAAGGAATAAACATCTGTTTCTTGAGTTCCTCCCTTGGTAAAAATGGGGCCAGATCTTCAAGCGGCGGGCTGACCAAAGTACCATCTTCAAGTCGTTTTGTACTGCTCTTTGGTTCCCAAACCTGCTTTGTATCTGTAAATATCTCACAAAATACCGGTCCATCCGTCTTTAAAACTGTATCAACCGCCTGCTTCATCTCCGCATTGCTATGCGCACTATAATATGGATAGCCAAATGCTTCCGCTATCTTCTCGAAATCCGGGAACGACAAATCTCCGGACTCCTCCCCAATACCAACCTTGCAATGGTCATGGAATAAATTATTCTGTGTCAGCCGGATAGAATGATATCCACTGTTATTAATCAAAAACAATTTAATTGGAAGTTTATTCGTAAGAACAGTCTGTAATTCCTGAAGATTCATCATAATACTTCCATCCCCTTCCAAGCAGATCGTTGTCCTGCGTCCACCACCAATACAGGTTCCGATTGCTGCGGGAAGTCCATATCCCATACTGGCGATTGCACTGTTGTTCGCCATACGGCTCCCCTTCTGAATTACATATGCCTGATTTCCGACTACACAGCAGGCGCCATTTGATACAGCTGTCAGGCTGTTCTCAGGAAGCTGACTACTCAGATACCGTACAAAAGCATATACATTCGCGGTCTCACCATTTTCTTCCCACTGTCTTGGCAGAACTGCCGGATATTCTTTCTTCCACCGTTCACATGTTTCATTCCAATCATCTGTCTTACGAAGCTTCGATGGGAGTTCTGCATCCAGCTTCGTAAGGAAATCCTTCGCATCTGCCCATATCGGCATCTCAACATGAAGTGTTGGCTTTTTCAGCTCCGCCTGATCAACATCTACCATGATAACTTCTGCTTCACGTGCCCATGTCTTCCAGTTATAGCCTACCTGTCGAATAGAAATTCTCGTTCCTATTGCTAAAATCAGATCGGCATTCTGGATTGCCCAGTTTCCCGGACGATCTCCCATATTTCCGGCTCGTCCACAATACAGCGGATTATCATCTTCTATCAGATCTACCGCATTCCAATATGTTACGATTGGAATATTCAATTTTTCTGCGACTTCGCGGAATTTCTCATAACCGCCAGACAAGCGAATTCCATACCCTGCATGGAACACTGGTCTCTTGGCATTCTTGATTTTCTCTATTACTGTCTGTATTGTATCCTCATCCACTGCTGGCGGAAGATTTGCATCATCCTCCTGCGGATCATAACCGGTCAGTTCGTCGGTCTCGATATATCCACCCTGATAATTTACCGGAATATCAATCCATACAGGTCCCGGTCTTCCGGTTGTAGCCAGATGCCACGCTTTCTCCAAAGCGTATCGAAT encodes the following:
- a CDS encoding sugar kinase; translated protein: MGKVVTFGEIMLRLAPNGYYRFFQQDQMQATFGGGEANVAVSLANFGEESVYVTKLPEHAIGQAAVNELRSFGVDTSRIVRGGNRIGIYYLEKGASQRGSVCIYDRAGSSIAEAEPGDFDWDVIFEGADWFHFTGITPALGGNLIEICKQACIAAKKKGIKISCDLNYRGKLWSREMAGTVMEDLCQYVDVCIANEEDAKDVFGICADGSDITRGRLNKEGYVSVAKQLKERFCFDKVAITLRTSLSASDNNWAAMLYDGAQAYFSKEYHLHIVDRVGGGDSFGAGLIYSLLNGKAMQDVIEFAVAASALKHSIEGDFNRVTVAEVEKLVGGDASGRVQR
- a CDS encoding aldolase catalytic domain-containing protein, coding for MGHVYLLDCTLRDGGYVNDWRFGRDTIKGFGHKLAKTGVEMFEVGFLKGDTFDEDRAVFPDFESLKKMISPKDKKMQYVGMLDMSAPLPKERIPKCDGSCLDIIRIIFKKDKIEQAYDYCRYVQNLGYKISVNFVGTDMYSDVEFVEGIQKFNTLDPFAMAIVDSFGLIKRKHFLRLVYLADNNMAPDVTLGYHAHNNLQQAFGNAEALVEMNLKRDLCIDACVFGMGRGAGNLNLELFAEYMNENYDTKYRIEPMLEIMDEYLNDIYQKRFWGYSLPLYLSASAGCHPNYAIYLAEKDTLSVKAFNELLNGIPIADKAKFSKEKAERYYREYQENFIDDRVTLSKLALELTGKEILILGPGRSLMDNKGQIDEYVKEKKPIVIALNFDGGNLNPDYIFSSNMRRYAKIQGKTSAKCIITSNMKEYSEADYIVNFSSYASKDIEIIDNSGVMLLKLLIDLGAKHVAIAGMDGYSRHQSVNYYDSNLEYDFSSVADKRNHLIAKELCAINKVMKIQFLTPSIYEKMMED
- a CDS encoding thiamine pyrophosphate-binding protein is translated as MKQRLADYVADFLVAHGVTDCFSVVGGGAMHLNDALGHKEGLKVTYNHHEQACAIAAEAYARLDNRIAAVCVTTGPGGTNALTGVVGGWLDSIPMFIISGQVRYDTTARYALQYTETPLRAMGDQEYDIVKSVEHMTKYAVMIEDPKQIRYALEKAWHLATTGRPGPVWIDIPVNYQGGYIETDELTGYDPQEDDANLPPAVDEDTIQTVIEKIKNAKRPVFHAGYGIRLSGGYEKFREVAEKLNIPIVTYWNAVDLIEDDNPLYCGRAGNMGDRPGNWAIQNADLILAIGTRISIRQVGYNWKTWAREAEVIMVDVDQAELKKPTLHVEMPIWADAKDFLTKLDAELPSKLRKTDDWNETCERWKKEYPAVLPRQWEENGETANVYAFVRYLSSQLPENSLTAVSNGACCVVGNQAYVIQKGSRMANNSAIASMGYGLPAAIGTCIGGGRRTTICLEGDGSIMMNLQELQTVLTNKLPIKLFLINNSGYHSIRLTQNNLFHDHCKVGIGEESGDLSFPDFEKIAEAFGYPYYSAHSNAEMKQAVDTVLKTDGPVFCEIFTDTKQVWEPKSSTKRLEDGTLVSPPLEDLAPFLPREELKKQMFIPLVDEE